The DNA segment CATCACGTCTTCGTCTGCTCCTTCGGCAAGACCTGCGAAAAGGCGGGCGGTGTCTCCGTCTTCCAGACGCTGAAGCGCGAGACCAGGGACGCCGGACTCGCCGGCATCGTGCGCATCAACAAGGCCGGCTGCATGAACCAGTGCGGCCACGGCCCCATGGTCGTCGTCTACCCCGAGGACACCTGGTATGCCGGGGTCGATGAGGAGGGGGCGCGCGCGATCGTCCGCAAGCACCTCGTCAAGGGGACGCCGGTGGACGCGCTGCGCTACGTGGCCCCGCCCGGCGACAACAAGCTCGTGGACGAGGACTGAGGCGCGCGGGTCGCATGGCGGTCGCTCCGTCACCCTCTCGTTCGCACACCGTCGCCCGATGACCATCGTGACGCGGGGCGGAGCGCACGCCTATCGCCTGCTCGACGTGGGCTACTCGATCTCGCTCGATCGCGCGCTCGACCTCCTGGCGACGAGCGCCCCTGAGCGCGTGCGCCCGGTGCGAGGAGAGGCGGCGGCGCTGCAGATCGCCAATCCCCCCGTGGCGGTCATCCTTGGCGGGGAACGCGTCTCCATCGCCGGCCGCGCGGTCGACGCCGAGGTGACCGCGCGCATCTTCGATTTTGGCGTCGTCTCGCTCTCGCTGCGCATGCAGGCCCCGCGCGACCTCCCGTGGGACGACTTCGCGACGTTCGGCAACGCGGTGGACGCCGACACCGGCATTCCGCAGTTGCTCGAACACCACGCGCGCCTGCTCTTCCAGCGCATCAGCCCGGCCATCGAGCGACCGAACATGGCGCCGGTGCGCGAGGACTACGTGGTGTTCCGGCTGCACGAGGTCTGCACGGAGGACGGCCAGCGCCTGTCGAGCGATGCCCTCCTGCAGCGCATCGACGTCGCCCCCCTCCTGCTCAACGAACGACGGGCGCTGTCGCAGCGGGCGCGCGACGAGTTGCTGCACCACCGGTTCTCCTACTTCACCGATGACCTCGCCCTCCTCACCTGGGACAACGCGCTGATCCTCGACCCGGCCGAGGGCGCGACCGACGTGGAGTACATCCTCGAATTCGCCAACGCGCAGCTGCTCGAGCTCCGCTACTACGACGCGATCCTGGATGGCGAGATCCCCAAGCTGTACGATCGCATCGAGGCGGCGCGTGGAAGCCGACTCCGCCTTTTCTCGCGCCGCTTCTCGAACTTGTTAGGCGACATGCAGCGCCTCTTCGCCGACTCCACCGAACTGGTCGAGCGCGTCGAGAACTCGCTCAAGGTGACCGACGACGTCTACCTGGCCCGCATCTACTCCGCGGCACTCGACATCTTTCGCGGGGCGCAGTG comes from the Gemmatimonadota bacterium genome and includes:
- a CDS encoding (2Fe-2S) ferredoxin domain-containing protein, with amino-acid sequence MGQYKHHVFVCSFGKTCEKAGGVSVFQTLKRETRDAGLAGIVRINKAGCMNQCGHGPMVVVYPEDTWYAGVDEEGARAIVRKHLVKGTPVDALRYVAPPGDNKLVDED